The Primulina huaijiensis isolate GDHJ02 chromosome 17, ASM1229523v2, whole genome shotgun sequence genome window below encodes:
- the LOC140963073 gene encoding protein ABA DEFICIENT 4, chloroplastic-like isoform X1 has translation MASSPNFFSSQIRVSFKVDRLKLPSNISSPKRIGRSRTFAPKEIVSELFGREIIGKKVKQCVGWSFLGGSKTIRTPNGDGKIINPGRKSLSVNSACNSFISATILIKLLNFELGMSASNDLGLLSSEVVADMAFTMGTVAVLPFYTFMVVAPQAEITKKLVASSIPYMVLGTVYTYLLYLSWTPETIRLIFASKYWLPELPGIAKMFSSEMTLASAWIHLLTVDLFAASRQVYHDGLLNDVETRHSVTLCLLFCPIGILVHLITKTLSRSRQNRNAVTK, from the exons ATGGCTTCGTCTCCGAACTTTTTCAGCTCTCAAATCCGTGTTTCATTCAAG GTTGATCGCCTAAAATTGCCCTCAAACATCTCGAGTCCAAAGAGAATAGGCCGGAGTAGAACTTTTGCTCCTAAAGAAATCGTTAGTGAACTATTTGGCCGAGAAATCATCGGTAAGAAGGTGAAGCAATGCGTCGGCTGGAGTTTTCTTGGAGGATCAAAAACCATCAGAACACCAAATGGTGATGGAAAGATCATTAATCCAGGGAGGAAGAGCTTGTCCGTAAACTCTGCGTGTAATTCTTTCATATCTGCAACCATTTTGattaaattacttaattttgaACTAGGCATGTCCGCCTCAAATGATCTCG GGCTGCTAAGTTCTGAGGTTGTTGCTGATATGGCTTTTACAATGGGTACAGTAGCTGTCCTTCCATTTTATACTTTTATGGTCGTAGCACCTCAAGCAGAGATT ACTAAGAAACTAGTGGCAAGCAGCATACCGTATATGGTTCTTGGAACAGTATATACTTATCTCCTATATCTGTCATGGACGCCTGAAACGATTCGACTGATATTTGCTAGTAAATACTGGTTACCAGAG ttgcctggTATAGCTAAGATGTTCTCCAGTGAGATGACATTGGCGTCTGCTTGGATCCATTTGTTGACTGTAGATCTTTTTGCAGCAAG CAGGCAGGTTTATCATGATGGACTGCTGAACGATGTGGAGACAAGACATTCCGTTACTCTTTGCCTGCTGTTTTGTCCAATTGGAATCCTAGTACACTTGATCACCAAAACGCTAAGCAGGAGCAGACAAAACAGAAACGCAGTGACTAAGTAA
- the LOC140963359 gene encoding probable NAD(P)H dehydrogenase (quinone) FQR1-like 2: protein MGKGGGCVPSKKKLPKPTTAAASSDDSLPESTSPPATNHVVSNESTTSTISDPTRNLKLFIVFYSMYGHVEGLARRMKRGVEMTPGVDAVLYRVPETLPDEVLRKMQAPPKDDSIPVIGSPDELATADGFLFGFPTRYGCMAAQMKSFFDSTGQLWREQKLAGKPAGFFVSTGTQGGGQETTAWTAITQLAHHGMLFIPIGYTFGGGMFKMDSIRGGTPYGAGVYAGDGTREPSETELSIAEHQGKYMADIVKRLAQS, encoded by the exons ATGGGAAAGGGTGGAGGCTGTGTTCCCAGCAAGAAAAAGCTTCCAAAACCCACAACCGCCGCCGCATCCTCCGATGATAGCCTACCGGAATCCACCTCCCCGCCTGCCACAAACCATGTCGTCAGCAATGAGTCCACCACCTCCACAATTTCAGATCCCACGCGGAATCTCAAGCTTTTCATAGTTTTTTACTCCATGTACGGCCACGTGGAGGGCCTTGCCCGGCGGATGAAACGAGGGGTTGAGATGACTCCCGGCGTAGATGCTGTGCTCTACCGTGTGCCCGAGACGCTACCCGATGAAGTACTTCGCAAAATGCAGGCTCCGCCGAAAGACGATTCGATCCCTGTGATCGGGTCTCCCGATGAATTGGCGACAGCTGATGGATTCTTATTTGGATTTCCCACAAGGTACGGGTGCATGGCTGCGCAAATGAAGTCTTTCTTTGATTCTACGGGACAGTTGTGGAGAGAGCAGAAGCTAGCTGGCAAGCCTGCTGGCTTCTTCGTCAGCACCGGAACTCAAGGTGGAGGCCAAGAGACTACTGC GTGGACAGCAATCACACAATTAGCTCATCATGGGATGCTGTTTATTCCCATTGGATACACTTTCGGAGGTGGTATGTTCAAAATGGATTCCATCAGAGGAGGTACTCCGTATGGTGCTGGAGTCTATGCAGGTGATGGCACGAGGGAACCAAGTGAAACAGAACTGTCCATTGCAGAACATCAAGGCAAATACATGGCTGATATTGTTAAGAGGCTTGCTCAGAGTTAA
- the LOC140963409 gene encoding LOB domain-containing protein 41-like: MRLSCNGCRVLRKRCSDNCTIRPCLEWIKTSDSQAHATVYLTKFYGRAGLMNLINAGPQHLRPAIFKSLLYEACGRIVNPIYGSVGLLWSGRWQLCENAVAAVLNGAPITRMTTDAAETKSGLPLKVYGIRHVNKETNMSGFGELHRVRPRCRFKRVGKAKKSRLPDASVDESVNRSPSHESSLSHQSEAAETNVERKRLASAETTEAYHITGAETMMDSRKRGGMRVSDSEIELDLTLGLEPFKLAAAFNWLG; this comes from the exons ATGCGGCTGAGTTGTAATGGATGTCGAGTACTGCGCAAAAGATGCAGCGATAACTGCACCATAAGGCCTTGCCTCGAGTGGATCAAAACGTCCGACTCACAAGCACACGCCACCGTCTACCTCACAAAGTTTTACGGCCGCGCGGGCCTCATGAACCTCATTAATGCTGGCCCCCAACATCTTCGCCCCG CTATATTCAAGTCCTTGCTTTACGAAGCATGCGGGAGGATAGTGAACCCGATTTACGGATCGGTTGGTTTGCTCTGGTCCGGAAGGTGGCAGCTCTGTGAGAACGCTGTCGCGGCGGTTCTGAACGGGGCTCCGATTACCCGAATGACTACGGACGCTGCCGAGACTAAAAGCGGGCTGCCTCTCAAAGTCTACGGCATCAGGCACGTGAACAAGGAAACTAATATGTCTGGTTTCGGTGAGCTGCACCGGGTCCGGCCCCGGTGCAGGTTCAAGAGAGTTGGGAAGGCGAAGAAGAGTCGGCTCCCGGATGCGTCCGTAGACGAGTCGGTGAATAGGTCTCCGAGCCACGAGTCATCTCTGAGCCACCAGTCTGAGGCTGCGGAGACGAATGTGGAGAGGAAGAGATTGGCTTCGGCTGAGACCACGGAGGCTTACCATATAACCGGAGCCGAGACGATGATGGATTCACGCAAACGTGGTGGCATGAGAGTCTCTGACAGTGAAATTGAGCTGGATCTGACTCTGGGTTTAGAACCGTTTAAGCTAGCGGCGGCTTTCAATTGGCTCGGCTGA
- the LOC140963073 gene encoding protein ABA DEFICIENT 4, chloroplastic-like isoform X3, with product MASSPNFFSSQIRVSFKVDRLKLPSNISSPKRIGRSRTFAPKEIVSELFGREIIGKKVKQCVGWSFLGGSKTIRTPNGDGKIINPGRKSLSVNSAWLLSSEVVADMAFTMGTVAVLPFYTFMVVAPQAEITKKLVASSIPYMVLGTVYTYLLYLSWTPETIRLIFASKYWLPELPGIAKMFSSEMTLASAWIHLLTVDLFAASRQVYHDGLLNDVETRHSVTLCLLFCPIGILVHLITKTLSRSRQNRNAVTK from the exons ATGGCTTCGTCTCCGAACTTTTTCAGCTCTCAAATCCGTGTTTCATTCAAG GTTGATCGCCTAAAATTGCCCTCAAACATCTCGAGTCCAAAGAGAATAGGCCGGAGTAGAACTTTTGCTCCTAAAGAAATCGTTAGTGAACTATTTGGCCGAGAAATCATCGGTAAGAAGGTGAAGCAATGCGTCGGCTGGAGTTTTCTTGGAGGATCAAAAACCATCAGAACACCAAATGGTGATGGAAAGATCATTAATCCAGGGAGGAAGAGCTTGTCCGTAAACTCTGCGT GGCTGCTAAGTTCTGAGGTTGTTGCTGATATGGCTTTTACAATGGGTACAGTAGCTGTCCTTCCATTTTATACTTTTATGGTCGTAGCACCTCAAGCAGAGATT ACTAAGAAACTAGTGGCAAGCAGCATACCGTATATGGTTCTTGGAACAGTATATACTTATCTCCTATATCTGTCATGGACGCCTGAAACGATTCGACTGATATTTGCTAGTAAATACTGGTTACCAGAG ttgcctggTATAGCTAAGATGTTCTCCAGTGAGATGACATTGGCGTCTGCTTGGATCCATTTGTTGACTGTAGATCTTTTTGCAGCAAG CAGGCAGGTTTATCATGATGGACTGCTGAACGATGTGGAGACAAGACATTCCGTTACTCTTTGCCTGCTGTTTTGTCCAATTGGAATCCTAGTACACTTGATCACCAAAACGCTAAGCAGGAGCAGACAAAACAGAAACGCAGTGACTAAGTAA
- the LOC140962936 gene encoding 3-ketoacyl-CoA synthase 5-like, translating to MVVNKYKLRSNIKSYNLSGMGCSAGMISIDLAKDLLQVHPNSYALVISTEIITPNYYKGSERAMLLPNCLFRMGSAAILLSNKRRDSRRAKYKLVHVVRTHKGSDDKAYKCVFEQEDLQGKVGINLSKDLMVIAGEALKSNITTIGPLVLPASEQLLFLFTLIGRKIFNPKWKPYIPDFKQAFEHFCIHAGGRAVIDELQKNLQLSAEHVEASRMTLHRFGNTSSSSLWYEISYIEAKGRMKKGDRVWQIAFGSGFKCNSAVWKCNRTIKTPAEGPWDDCMDRYPVHIPEIVKM from the coding sequence ATGGTCGTGAACAAGTACAAATTAAGAAGCAATATTAAGAGTTACAATCTTTCCGGAATGGGCTGCAGCGCAGGAATGATTTCAATCGACTTAGCTAAGGATTTGCTCCAAGTTCATCCCAATTCATATGCGTTAGTAATAAGCACAGAAATCATCACTCCGAATTATTACAAGGGTTCTGAAAGAGCCATGCTCCTCCCCAACTGCCTCTTCCGAATGGGTTCCGCAGCAATCCTCCTCTCCAACAAACGCCGGGACAGCCGACGTGCAAAGTATAAGCTTGTCCACGTCGTACGTACCCACAAAGGTTCTGACGATAAAGCCTACAAATGCGTGTTCGAACAAGAGGATTTACAAGGGAAAGTGGGTATAAATCTCTCTAAAGATTTAATGGTTATCGCCGGAGAAGCCCTGAAATCAAACATCACCACCATTGGTCCTCTGGTTCTCCCAGCTTCGGAACAGCTCCTCTTTCTCTTTACATTAATCGGCCGGAAAATCTTTAACCCCAAGTGGAAACCCTACATCCCAGACTTCAAACAAGCATTTGAACACTTCTGCATACACGCCGGTGGCCGGGCGGTGATAGACGAGCTGCAGAAGAACCTCCAGCTGTCGGCTGAGCACGTAGAGGCTTCAAGAATGACACTCCACCGCTTCGGAAACACGTCTTCTTCTTCACTATGGTATGAGATTAGTTACATCGAAGCTAAAGGAAGGATGAAGAAAGGTGACAGGGTATGGCAGATTGCCTTCGGGAGCGGATTCAAGTGTAACAGTGCTGTGTGGAAGTGTAACCGGACCATCAAGACTCCGGCGGAGGGGCCATGGGACGATTGCATGGATAGGTATCCAGTGCACATTCCAGAAATCGTCAAGATgtga
- the LOC140962937 gene encoding membrane protein PM19L-like has translation MAVGNGGRRLMGPLLTVNFVVYLIVVGLAGWSLDKYIDGEQNHPHLGGNPSTIFLLIFALIAGTMGICSVFQGYMQARVWNSVGLASAATSAIISLGITALAFGLVCKQIIMGGHRGKRLQTLEAFIAISGLSQLLYLLLLHAGIFNSRYGPTYQG, from the exons ATGGCGGTTGGAAATGGTGGAAGAAGGTTGATGGGACCTCTGCTGACAGTGAATTTCGTGGTGTATTTGATTGTTGTGGGGCTGGCTGGTTGGTCTCTCGACAAATACATCGATGGAGAGCAGAATCATCCCC ACCTGGGTGGAAATCCTTCGACGATTTTCCTTCTCATATTTGCGTTGATCGCTGGTACGATGGGGATATGCTCGGTGTTTCAGGGATATATGCAAGCTCGTGTATGGAACAGTGTTGGACTTGCAAGTGCTGCAACATCCGCAATCATCTCATTGGGGATTACTGCTCTGGCTTTTGG TCTTGTTTGCAAGCAAATCATAATGGGAGGACACAGGGGTAAACGCTTG CAAACGCTGGAAGCGTTTATTGCGATATCAGGACTCAGCCAACTACTCTACCTGCTTCTTCTGCATGCTGGAATATTTAACAGCAGATACGGGCCGACTTACCAAGGTTAA
- the LOC140963087 gene encoding uncharacterized protein isoform X2, with amino-acid sequence MEKSLHGSRRHDEVDFDLREWGLKRRISRENTNSIRFSASNLTSFREDATSFRSNITISSTTSSPGYTPREEIDPSTYSFTTALKALQAKTIYTWEYLSPNEGYTLNSKWSEAEKYISNPLSGTVPLECLSAKTLSGRSFRSLTSRITMSAPLIYPSMNLQQPHCSNSIEKEQEKKISVQERLKTITTRDIGTQSTLVGLRSRSPSPIPTPSIEERSIKKSENEGGDSSVSSGKFTPDKEVMESAFSVHHFKLMSTYEASNF; translated from the exons ATGGAGAAATCTCTTCACGGCTCAAGACGACATGACGAGGTCGATTTCGACTTGAGAGAATGGGGCCTCAAGCGTCGAATCAGCCGAGAAAACACGAATTCGATAAGATTTTCAGCGTCAAATCTAACAAGTTTCAGAGAAGATGCAACATCTTTCAGATCAAACATTACCATATCCAGCACTACCTCTTCTCCAGGATACACACCACGGG AAGAAATTGACCCTTCCACTTATTCGTTCACCACGGCCTTGAAAG CGTTACAGGCGAAAACAATTTACACATGGGAATATCTTTCACCAAATGAAGGCTACACTCTCAACTCCAAATGGAGTGAAGCTGAGAAATACATTTCCAACCCTTTATCAGGAACAGTTCCATTGGAATGTTTATCTGCAAAAACATTGAGTGGAAGGTCGTTTCGTAGCTTAACAAGTCGAATCACGATGTCTGCTCCATTGATATATCCTTCGATGAATTTGCAGCAACCTCACTGCTCCAACTCCATTGAAAAGgagcaagaaaagaaaatcagtGTCCAAG AGAGGTTGAAAACAATTACGACGAGAGACATCGGGACACAAAGCACTCTGGTTGGTCTTAGATCGAGAAGCCCAAGTCCGATTCCCACTCCTTCCATCGAAGAAAGATCAATAAAGAAGAGTGAAAATGAGGGCGGAGACTCATCTGTTTCCAGTGGGAAATTTACACCGGACAAGGAGGTAATGGAATCAGCATTTTCAGTCCATCACTTTAAATTGATGTCAACATACGAGGCTTCCAATTTTTAA
- the LOC140963073 gene encoding protein ABA DEFICIENT 4, chloroplastic-like isoform X4 has protein sequence MASSPNFFSSQIRVSFKVDRLKLPSNISSPKRIGRSRTFAPKEIVSELFGREIIGKKVKQCVGWSFLGGSKTIRTPNGDGKIINPGRKSLSVNSAWLLSSEVVADMAFTMGTVAVLPFYTFMVVAPQAEITKKLVASSIPYMVLGTVYTYLLYLSWTPETIRLIFASKYWLPELPGIAKMFSSEMTLASAWIHLLTVDLFAARQVYHDGLLNDVETRHSVTLCLLFCPIGILVHLITKTLSRSRQNRNAVTK, from the exons ATGGCTTCGTCTCCGAACTTTTTCAGCTCTCAAATCCGTGTTTCATTCAAG GTTGATCGCCTAAAATTGCCCTCAAACATCTCGAGTCCAAAGAGAATAGGCCGGAGTAGAACTTTTGCTCCTAAAGAAATCGTTAGTGAACTATTTGGCCGAGAAATCATCGGTAAGAAGGTGAAGCAATGCGTCGGCTGGAGTTTTCTTGGAGGATCAAAAACCATCAGAACACCAAATGGTGATGGAAAGATCATTAATCCAGGGAGGAAGAGCTTGTCCGTAAACTCTGCGT GGCTGCTAAGTTCTGAGGTTGTTGCTGATATGGCTTTTACAATGGGTACAGTAGCTGTCCTTCCATTTTATACTTTTATGGTCGTAGCACCTCAAGCAGAGATT ACTAAGAAACTAGTGGCAAGCAGCATACCGTATATGGTTCTTGGAACAGTATATACTTATCTCCTATATCTGTCATGGACGCCTGAAACGATTCGACTGATATTTGCTAGTAAATACTGGTTACCAGAG ttgcctggTATAGCTAAGATGTTCTCCAGTGAGATGACATTGGCGTCTGCTTGGATCCATTTGTTGACTGTAGATCTTTTTGCAGCAAG GCAGGTTTATCATGATGGACTGCTGAACGATGTGGAGACAAGACATTCCGTTACTCTTTGCCTGCTGTTTTGTCCAATTGGAATCCTAGTACACTTGATCACCAAAACGCTAAGCAGGAGCAGACAAAACAGAAACGCAGTGACTAAGTAA
- the LOC140963087 gene encoding uncharacterized protein isoform X1, whose protein sequence is MEKSLHGSRRHDEVDFDLREWGLKRRISRENTNSIRFSASNLTSFREDATSFRSNITISSTTSSPGYTPREEIDPSTYSFTTALKALQAKTIYTWEYLSPNEGYTLNSKWSEAEKYISNPLSGTVPLECLSAKTLSGRSFRSLTSRITMSAPLIYPSMNLQQPHCSNSIEKEQEKKISVQERLKTITTRDIGTQSTLVGLRSRSPSPIPTPSIEERSIKKSENEGGDSSVSSGKFTPDKEVEVQKTKEDGEFAQKNEGKEDRPDKARKKASTCSCFSLITRKRSKSKTTKNTTTLHFIKACYV, encoded by the exons ATGGAGAAATCTCTTCACGGCTCAAGACGACATGACGAGGTCGATTTCGACTTGAGAGAATGGGGCCTCAAGCGTCGAATCAGCCGAGAAAACACGAATTCGATAAGATTTTCAGCGTCAAATCTAACAAGTTTCAGAGAAGATGCAACATCTTTCAGATCAAACATTACCATATCCAGCACTACCTCTTCTCCAGGATACACACCACGGG AAGAAATTGACCCTTCCACTTATTCGTTCACCACGGCCTTGAAAG CGTTACAGGCGAAAACAATTTACACATGGGAATATCTTTCACCAAATGAAGGCTACACTCTCAACTCCAAATGGAGTGAAGCTGAGAAATACATTTCCAACCCTTTATCAGGAACAGTTCCATTGGAATGTTTATCTGCAAAAACATTGAGTGGAAGGTCGTTTCGTAGCTTAACAAGTCGAATCACGATGTCTGCTCCATTGATATATCCTTCGATGAATTTGCAGCAACCTCACTGCTCCAACTCCATTGAAAAGgagcaagaaaagaaaatcagtGTCCAAG AGAGGTTGAAAACAATTACGACGAGAGACATCGGGACACAAAGCACTCTGGTTGGTCTTAGATCGAGAAGCCCAAGTCCGATTCCCACTCCTTCCATCGAAGAAAGATCAATAAAGAAGAGTGAAAATGAGGGCGGAGACTCATCTGTTTCCAGTGGGAAATTTACACCGGACAAGGAG GTAGAAGTGCAAAAAACGAAGGAGGATGGGGAATTCGCACaaaaaaatgaaggaaaagAAGATAGGCCGGATAAAGCAAGAAAGAAAGCGAGTACGTGCAGTTGCTTCTCTCTAATCACGAGAAAGAGAAGTAAGAGCAAAACCACAAAAAATACTACAACTCTTCACTTCATTAAAGCTTGCTATGTCTAA
- the LOC140963075 gene encoding chloroplastic group IIB intron splicing facilitator CRS2-B, chloroplastic-like has translation MLSAVFFPSNSSICISYPRIKISPFLRKHSTSTGLRVSASLPEIKEVKTEYTPWLIAGLGNPGNKYHGTRHNIGFEMIDRISQAEGILMNTIQSKALIGIGSVGEVPILLAKPQTYMNFSGESVGPLAAYYQVPLRHILLVYDEISLPNGVLRLQPKGGHGHHNGVKSVIQHLDGLREFPRFCIGVGTPPGTMDMKAYLLQKFSPLERKQVDAALEQGTEAVRTLVLEGFSNRITRFNLGQKYKYNKV, from the exons ATGCTTTCTGCAGTATTTTTCCCAAGTAACTCTTCAATTTGCATATCTTATCCGAGGATAAAAATTTCCCCGTTTCTCCGTAAACATTCAACTTCAACTGGACTTCGAGTTTCTGCTTCATTGCCGGAGATCAAAGAAGTAAAGACCGAGTATACTCCATGGTTGATTGCTGGATTGGGGAACCCAGGAAACAAGTATCACGGAACCCGGCATAAT ATAGGGTTTGAAATGATTGATCGCATCTCTCAAGCCGAAGGAATTTTGATGAACACCATACAGTCCAAAGCATTGATTGGAATAG GTTCCGTAGGTGAGGTTCCTATTTTATTGGCCAAGCCTCAGACATATATGAATTTCAGTGGCGAGTCG GTTGGACCACTCGCTGCTTATTATCAAGTACCTTTGCGACACATCCTACTG GTTTATGATGAAATTAGTCTACCAAATGGAGTCTTGAGGCTGCAACCCAAAGGAGGACATGGTCATCATAATGG TGTGAAGAGTGTTATACAGCATTTAGATGGTCTCCGTGAATTTCCTCGGTTTTGCATAG GTGTCGGTACTCCGCCAGGTACCATGGACATGAAGGCTTATCTACTTCAGAAATTCAGCCCCTTGGAGCGAAAGCAG GTGGATGCTGCTCTTGAACAAGGGACCGAGGCCGTGAGGACGCTAGTGTTGGAAGGCTTCAGCAATCGAATTACCAGATTTAATCTGGGACAGAAATACAAGTACAACAAAGTTTGA
- the LOC140963073 gene encoding protein ABA DEFICIENT 4, chloroplastic-like isoform X2, which translates to MASSPNFFSSQIRVSFKVDRLKLPSNISSPKRIGRSRTFAPKEIVSELFGREIIGKKVKQCVGWSFLGGSKTIRTPNGDGKIINPGRKSLSVNSACNSFISATILIKLLNFELGMSASNDLGLLSSEVVADMAFTMGTVAVLPFYTFMVVAPQAEITKKLVASSIPYMVLGTVYTYLLYLSWTPETIRLIFASKYWLPELPGIAKMFSSEMTLASAWIHLLTVDLFAARQVYHDGLLNDVETRHSVTLCLLFCPIGILVHLITKTLSRSRQNRNAVTK; encoded by the exons ATGGCTTCGTCTCCGAACTTTTTCAGCTCTCAAATCCGTGTTTCATTCAAG GTTGATCGCCTAAAATTGCCCTCAAACATCTCGAGTCCAAAGAGAATAGGCCGGAGTAGAACTTTTGCTCCTAAAGAAATCGTTAGTGAACTATTTGGCCGAGAAATCATCGGTAAGAAGGTGAAGCAATGCGTCGGCTGGAGTTTTCTTGGAGGATCAAAAACCATCAGAACACCAAATGGTGATGGAAAGATCATTAATCCAGGGAGGAAGAGCTTGTCCGTAAACTCTGCGTGTAATTCTTTCATATCTGCAACCATTTTGattaaattacttaattttgaACTAGGCATGTCCGCCTCAAATGATCTCG GGCTGCTAAGTTCTGAGGTTGTTGCTGATATGGCTTTTACAATGGGTACAGTAGCTGTCCTTCCATTTTATACTTTTATGGTCGTAGCACCTCAAGCAGAGATT ACTAAGAAACTAGTGGCAAGCAGCATACCGTATATGGTTCTTGGAACAGTATATACTTATCTCCTATATCTGTCATGGACGCCTGAAACGATTCGACTGATATTTGCTAGTAAATACTGGTTACCAGAG ttgcctggTATAGCTAAGATGTTCTCCAGTGAGATGACATTGGCGTCTGCTTGGATCCATTTGTTGACTGTAGATCTTTTTGCAGCAAG GCAGGTTTATCATGATGGACTGCTGAACGATGTGGAGACAAGACATTCCGTTACTCTTTGCCTGCTGTTTTGTCCAATTGGAATCCTAGTACACTTGATCACCAAAACGCTAAGCAGGAGCAGACAAAACAGAAACGCAGTGACTAAGTAA